Genomic segment of Anopheles darlingi chromosome X, idAnoDarlMG_H_01, whole genome shotgun sequence:
ATATTGTTAACTGATAAACACAAAAATAGAGAAATAGGTAAataaccaatatatacacctcaaccgattcggtaggctttccgattcaaattgcatacatttaggggccgaacatttcaaaatttggccgttaaataaccagtggaaaaaacaagaaccttaaacatgaaattaatcaatttatggtgcgaaaaactacccaaatactttctttcgacattgaaaatgtaatggcatctccctccgTTCTTCTGTAATAgtactatttaacgtttataatgcattttttaaaagatatttaactgaaaaagtgtgtatgtttttggaaCAATTATTAtatctaaatcatctttttatctaactggaagggacgggggaaggtacaagcgatgtactaggtatgtactcgctccctccccacccctcctccactttccacatgtatttctatgtccggctcattctatcggttatctaacggcaaaattttgaactggataaccgctaaaattatttgaatcggtcgaggtgtatgttttggttttttaccgagAAATAAATTGTGCGCGTTCCATGTTTGTGCGGCGGTGCGTCAACTGCGACTGTATGAAGGGTTAAATGACGGATGCGCAACCCGTGAGCACTcacgacggtcggtcggtctcggtcgcggTCACACAACTACCTCACCGTTTTTGTAACACCCCTTGCACAGTTAACTACATGCGTATACACgcggctgctcctgctccgagGCTGtggggtggtgtgcgtgtgtccgtggccgtccgtccgtccctttctcgccctcctcgtcctcgtgtCCTTTCGGTTTCCGCGGCGTCCGCACGACCGTGACACCCTGATCATGAGTTCCCGCTTAGTTTGCTGGTGAGTGGCTTTTACGGGAGGGGTGGTGCGCACGAGGCAGAGCGTGTACGCCTGCTGTCGCCATCTCCCttcggccaccgtcaccgctcATCCGTGCGATGCGCGTTCGTTCTGCCTCGTCGattcttcggtcggtcggttgctgctgctgctgctgctgctgctgctgccgctggtcaACGTTAACCCCTGCCTGGCACAGTCATACACACAGCCAAAACCAAacgacgaccacacacaccaccagcaagcggGTGTGCACCCCTTAACCAACATCATCCCTACACGAGCGCCTCTTTGCCAGATCCAGGCACGTTACGCTCCTGCTAGCGGCCCGAGTTAGTCTCCCCATCTCTCTCATCTTCTGCTCATCTCGGTGGCCCGACTTTCGTCTGCCGGTGCTGTGTGTTGCCCTATAGAGTGCGCTGTACtttgacgacaacgacaacgacgacgacgacgacgacgacgacggagcccgtccgtccgttccgtttccgtttgcgaGCTGCAATCGCGCTTCGATCGCGAGCTATCCGGGAACCAGCAAATCGCGACCCGTAAAAACCGTCGTCCAGTTTTATCTAGCCGAGCGAGAGCGGGTATGTACGTCGGGAAGTCAAGCGTTTGCCatgtgctgtgtgtatgtatcttctcgatggctggctgacggCGGTCGACCACCAAACCCCGGGGGGAAGCACATCAACATTTGGAGGAAAGACACCTAACCTAATCGCCTGAGAGTAGCACTGAGCAGGGCTAACTAGCTGGAGACGCTGACCGCGCACcactgacagcagcagcagcgtgtatgcttgtgtgtgtatgtgtgtgtgtggattgtgcGTGCGCCGTTCCCGCAAAACGGCCACTCTCCAAAAAGTCCCGTTGTTCCCACAGGAGAAGAAAAGCCCACAAGTGAAATATGCGAATacgggtgatgatggtgtacgTTCAATCGTGTCCGTGTACATGTACGTGGCTGTATGgaccgtgtttgtgtgcgtgcgtgtgtgtgtgtgtgtgtatgtatgaatGTCGTGTAGTtgggaaagcggaaaacggCCGGACGAACAGCTTAAGCCAAGCCAAGATAGGACACCAGCGCTAGGGCTGAGACGGGCATTTGTATGACTGCcctacgagtgtgtgtgtgtgtatgcgcgcgctcgtgtatgtgtgtgtgcaggtagTGGTGTTAGCGGGTCAAACAGGGTTGCTCCTgtacctctcgctctcgctctctctctccctcactccaGGCGGTGACCGagcaaaacatcaaacaataCACATGCCAGCAACCAAACAgacaacagaaacacacatCCAAAAGAGAGCCTCCCTAGGCCCGGAAAGTTATGCCCGCGCGttgttccggtgctgctgctggctcatAGCGGTACCCGCCTTGTGCCCCCCCTACGCACAGGTCTACGGATCGATTTTTGCCACTTTCGGGCGTCCAACCTGGCCcttggcccggcccggcaacAATCCCAGGTCCGCCTTCTCTTCAATcagccatcatcagccacCCGAACACAGAGATATAACGCCACCCCCAGGCCGTTAAGCAATAgttgtcatcgttgtcgtcgtggtcgtcgctgttgttggCGGCGAGGTCAACAGGCAACAGTTTTTGGTGTGTTTCCAGGTCTCCGGGGGGTCGCTCCccaggcctctctctctcgcatctcTCGATTCGGCGAATAGTGCATCTGGATGGGGACAGGGAGACCGAGAAGAGCAAGCAGAGAGCAAGAGTGGTGATAGTAGTCCGAAAAACGGAGAGAGACTGGTCGTGAATGGAGTGAAGGATAGAGGAGCGGCCAAGGTCACGTcacgacggctgctgctgctgctgctgctgctggcagctaGAGGGGGAATGTCACAAAATCTCCCCCTCGAAacttccagtccagtccagctcAGGCCAGCCAGTTCAGTTCTGAGACCGCTAAACTGCTCGTTACTGACCGActacccccccttcccggccgGCCCAACCCCTTCACCGAGTCTTCGCATAGCGCGATAAAGCGCGGCATTGTTTTGCTATACATACTATAGCTCGGATTTCGGTTCGGCCCCAGAGAGGCTAACTGGGCTAACAACAGCTGGTGGCACATCAAGCGCAACGCCCATGGTGATGTGATTTTGTGTGCGGCGCCTTTCGATGCGCTCCCCGtcccgatacacacacacattcattcaCGCCACCTTTACCGATACATTCAAGGTCAAACAGACGGGGGATGTAAAAATCCCCAAAAGAGCAACCCCCACCCCGATGCGCTTGTTGCGAACCTGTGCTTGGTTACCTGCAGTTGCCGCAGAAGTCCCATGTCCTGGTGCActatagacacacacacacacacacctacacacacctACACCGAACCAATGCAGGCATGTGTTCTGTTTGTGCGGGAAGATGACGCGGGTTTTCAAAAGACTTCGATCCGACCCAATCCGATTcaagcatgatgatgatgatgatgatgatgatgcacggcAATGATGTCACCGCCACGCCAGAGCCAGAGGACAACCGTGACGACCTTCTCTTgcgtgtgctggctggcgtgttGCTAGTATTGGTATTTATTTccactaccactgctgctgctgctggtgctgctactgctggtggtgtgcgcATGTGTGACAGCGATAGGGACACTCCTGGCCCTGCCGccgcgtccgtccgttcgagcTGTTTTTGGGAGGTTTTGGCGCGcacttgccccccccccctccccaaccacACCCACCGAGGAAGTCTACTTCCAGGGGGCGCAGTGGAATTGAAcgcaatggatggatggaatggagaTAATAGAAAGCGAGTCACTTCCACAGCCAGCCCGCTGGAATGTTTACAGCGAGTttgaccccctcccccccgcgcTCTTTCCCTGAGCAGGCGTGCTCGTAAACTACCAACATACGAGGATCACACTCGCGCACTTGGGGGGGAGCTCTTGCGTCAATTGGATTAATTGGTTTGGTTGCAGAAGAGTGATCGGCCGGCGGCGATCGGCGATCCGGCGGGGCGAGCAGATTAGGGGACGCAAACCCAGCGGGTAATGGGTCCACCCCCCGGCCCTTCAGCTGCTCCCCGATGATTCCCGTCCCGCGAACGTCTCCGATGGTTTGGAGACGCTGTTGAGCGGACAAAGATCGCATTGATGCtgccacagtgtgtgtgtgtgcgtgtgtgcgtgtgtgtgtgtgtgtgtaacgcaGATAGGTGCGTCCCCACAACAACGCTTGGCCTGCTTGGGCAGCAAACGCAAGACATTTGTGGAATGTTTGAATTAACACGCCTGTTGACCCGTggtcccaccccccccccccccatccacCCCTCCATCCCTCCTACATCTACTAGAGAgggaccagccagccagcaaccgtAGCTGACGGCGGCATATGGccatcacgcacgcaccctgctactgccgctgacATATACGTCGCCAATGAACAGAATGGGGGTTTTACATTCGGGacgggtgtgcgtgcgttgcaTGTATTCCTGCCACTAATggcacggtggcggtggtggtggcggtggcggtggcggtggcggtggtgtggtgtggtgtggtcgatGGATTTTGATAGCGGCCACAGGCGCTCCAAAGAGTTTCgggggtgatgatggtggggcCGTTTCAGGTGTTTCAtgcgcccgcccgcccgcccggccGATGAGTCGAAGCTTCTTCCTCCCATAGCCCTTCccaaagcacaaacacacacacaagcacacgctAGTGGTAGTTGGTTCAGCGAAgtgcgcagcgcagcgcaacgatGATGTCGATAACTATAAATAGACCCCTAACCTACAAAAACTGCCTTTGGTTGCCTGTGGTTCCATTCCTCCATTACGCCCTTTATCTCTCAATcgtcccctccctcccctcctctctctctctctctctctctctctctctctctctctctctctctctctctctctctctctctctctctctctctctctctctctctctcgctctctctctttcacgcaCTCGCAAACgcactctcttctcttcctacCTTTCTTCATCCCTTAGGCCAACAAAATCTCTCAAAACGGAAGTAGTGTGTCTACCTgttgtgcttgttgttgtgtatgctggattgttgttgttactatCGTTGGTTCCCTAACCTTCCCGAACGATTTAgaccccccactcccccccccccacccccgcacTCCGTCCCGGAAATCACATAGGGTGCATCCCGGGTTTTTTTAAGGGTGGTGCGGGGTGCGGCCCCGTGAGGTCATCATgacgagcgtgcgcgcgctcgcgccccAAATGTTTCGCGTCCCGGGAACGTAGGGGGAAAGGTGGtcaaaggggaggaggggagggggtagctGTCATCTATTGAGCGGCGTCGCCGTTGGAACGGTACTTTGAACCGCAACGCCACACggccacccccaccccgtagcaacagcaatagcagcaataCCCGTTCCCAAGCGTGGTGTTTGCAGGGCTGGAACAATAGGGTTTTATTTCAGCGATtggtctggtcggtcggtttcttGTACTCTTGGTTGGAGTCTGGTCGGTTCTCAAGAAGCTGTGCTTCATCGTAGCGGCCATTACGTCATCATCCCCCTTTTATGGGTAGCttaggcgggggggggggggttagtAAATGCTTCCGGTGCTTGTTATGGCCACAGCACCATCCCTGGTtgcgaggaaggaggaggaggaggaggagggattgTGGTGGTAGACGAGCATCCATACATCGCTCTACACGCACCCAAATGCCCGATGACATCACGATGGCAAGAGCGAGATCACTGGAGGGTGGACGTATGTCCATTCAttggttcgtgtgtgtgtgtgtgtgtgtgtgtgccctgtgCGCGCTGGAGCAGACAATGTTGCTAATTTCTGGTTTCGgtattggtgctgctgctgctgccactgccactgttgcttcttcttcctaatATGCGAAACACCTCTTGTGACacacccaccccccaccccgcacTCCCCGTGGCGCTCTACTCGATCGTCGTCCGCCGAGCGCTGGTGTCGTATGACATCATGCGCAGCGCagtgttgttttggtttctgtGTTTGACACCCTCCGCCCCAAATTCATCGGGAGAGCGCGCCACCGAGCGTTGCGCACCGGTGAAAGGCCGTGAAAGAGTTTTGTAGTATGTGGGCTAACtccgaaggggaggggaggggagggggggagggcgcaGCCCCTGCGCTGATGCAATGCcgacggtcgatcggtcggttcaACTGCTGACACCACCGTCATTTGCAGCACACTGTTGACCGcacgtgtgcgcgtgcgtgtgtgtgtgtgtgtgcgcgcgcgcaaaacTGCGCAGTTGCGCACCTGGACCAGACATAAATATTCTAGATTAATTTACCCTTGACATCGACCCTCTTCCTACTACTCCTGCAAAATCACAGCGACTGCCACCcctgagcgcgcgcgcgtctgtgtgtgtgtgtgggtgtgtggaaAAATGGCAAgggtgtggggggagggggaacggGCGCAGATATTCGAAAGGATGCTAATGAACTGACAGCTGAGGgcgacaagcagcagcagcagcagcagcagcagcagattccaGCTATCAAAATTCGCCACCAAATCTAATCAAACGTTCGTTTGATTCTCTACAGTGTGAGCTGTCGATTCCCACGTGTGTGTTCGCATACCAATGAGATCATCTCATCGGTCATCGGCGATTCACCttaacaacacaacacaatcaacAGCGATTGTTGTCCGCTTTGGGCCTGGAGTTTGGTCCGTTCTTTCCTTCGATTCCGACACAATGTAGCGCCGCGCTCTGGTTGATCTGGCAGGGTACCTGTGGCGCGCACCAtcgggtagtagtagtagtagtagtagtagggtGGTGGCTACTCGTTATGGCAAGCGACTTTGTACATACTACCACGCTACGCGCTTCTGCACCATAGCATTCGAGTACCACTGGATGCGCTGCTATGCAGTGCAGTGGACTGGGTGAAGAGGATTAGGATGGGATGGAAGGGGGTGCTTGAAACTGAGGACGAACTGCACACCCCTCTTGCCCGCCGCTTATTACATCGCTTAAAGTGTAGGCGCACAATAATAATGAATACACTCTGTGTATTATTGGGGGGTTGGCTTACACTAGGTCCCCGAGTGGGTTATGACTTGCACGCGCGCTGCGATAACGGTGCTAACCTCCCGAGAAGCGGTGGCGTAACCGACCATCGTCATCCTTGCGTGCATCGCTGCCGCCATTTAGGCGCCAACGCCCGATCGATCGGGGAGCTGTTTGACTTGCAAAACGATTACAATGTTGTGGTGGTAGAGAGGAACGGGTACATCGCTCGACATCACGACACACTACTGCCCTCGTGAACCAGTTGCTCCGCGAGCCGAACCGAGGCCAGCTTCGAGGTTATCGATTTCTGCTTCTGGTTCTCGTCCTAGAATACCCGCACTGTGTCGTGCAGTCTATGCGTGCGCTAGTGTGCGCTCCAGTAGTGCATTCAgttccacagcagcagcagcagcagcagcagaagcagaagcagtagtagcacaGTGCCAGTTTGTTATGATATTTGCTTTACCTTcgtctcgttttctctctcacactttctatctctctctctctttttctctttccatttttccgcttgctctgtgtgtgtgtgtgtgtgtgctgcttggtCGGAGCAGAGTAGAGCGCTCGAAGGTTCGTGTCACTTTCTTTCAAAGCAGCAAACCACAATCAATCAGCCCGCCAGAGTCGCTGCATCTGTACGGTGGCCAGAACCTGATTCACTTTGGTGCCGGCACTGTCGGcgagggtggcggtggcgcaggAGGTGGCGGAGGCTATGATAACAACAACTCGGCCCTAGACACATACATTACGTCGGCGGCACTCAATCAACAGTACGACGCGTTGCCCggccatcaacaacagcaactgcaacagcagcacctgcaCCCAGACCAGTGGAACTCCAGCATGGCTGCCGTCTACGGGGTTTCGCCGTCATCCTACAATCGACAGATGAGGTAAGCGATCCCATCACCCATACGCTACGCCCTATATAGTCACTGACATCCCGCTATCCTTCTAGTATTAGACGGCTTAGTAGGCACACGGTTTGGTGCACAAGTTGTAAACAGAGCAATGTGGCTAGTGTCGGAGCCTCTGTTTGTCAAACTTCATAGAATATTCATCACCAATAGGTCCCCTAGAATGGCTAGGTACGacacaaccagcaaccagctgcTCTAGCTCTAGGGAGAGCCAGCGCGGATACCGACGCTCGCCAAGCTACTGAAACGATCAATGACCTTTCGGTCGGTgccgtttttctttccatctgcGCCGAGGTCAACGGGCTAATGCATTCTTTAATGTCGCGTCTATCTACCCATCTCGTGGTTATATTTAGAGGAGAATATGCGTGTCAGTGGAGGGTTGGTGTTCAGACAGCAGAAAGACCTAGACTCCACGGTTGTAAAGCCGGATCGCATGTGTGCGAGTTTGTCGTCCATGTGGTCCTCTATCGTCTTGTGGTAAGCCGAACCGGTATACCCTTGTCCGGGCGCAGCACCAGGTCCGTCTTCAGGCGTACCTCGTGCATAGTGGTGCCCGGATGTATCCGATAGTGGGAGACCATCCGAACGAGGGTGAtcttcatctccatcatcGCAAACCGCTGGCCGATACAGTTCCGCGAGCCAATGCTAAAGGGAATATAATCGTACGGTCCGCGGCGTTGCGTGCTCTCGTCGGCAAAGCGTTCCGGATCAAAACGCTCCGGATCCGGGAACACCTCGGGATTGCGGTGGATCACGTATATCGGTATGGTGATGTCAGTGCCGGCGGGTACGGTCACTCCGTTCAGCTCGAGATCCTCCACTAACCTGCGCCCGATGAACGAGACCGGTGGTAGCAGGCGCAGTGACTCCTTcactaccatgtccaggtacTTAAAGTTCTGGAGCGTGCTGTAGGTCAGAGGAACGGTACGGTAGTCCGGTCCAAGGGTATCGATAATCTCTTGGAATAGACGCTCCTGGATGTCGGGATGCTTGGCGAGTTGATAGAAGGTAAAAGCGATgcccgaggtggtggtgtcatGTCCCTCGAACATGAACGTATCCACCTCCTCGCGTATGTCCAGATCACTGAGCGGCTGTCCGTCGATGGTCACACTGAGTAGCAGATCCAGAAACGTTTCCTTGCGCTTCGAGTACAGATTCTCCTCGTTCATATCAAAGGAGACGGTGCCACCGGTCTGTTTACTGCTCAGCAGTTGTTTGCGGCGTCGTTGAATGACGGCATCGGTGAAGGCGTGCAGCCGGCTGATCAGCTTTCGCTGTTCCCAGGCATGCGGGATTAAGTACCAGTACACTTGTGGGTAAGACACCAACACATGAAAGATGCGCAAGAGGATGAGCTCACTCATGCGCTTCACATCGCGCACGTACTGGTTAGTCGGATCGTGCTGGGCGCTAATATCAACGCCCATCGAAGTCGCACAGATGCTATCCAAGGCGTACAGCGAGACAGGTTCGTAAATGTCAAACTCCCGTCCGCTGTTTGCATGCTGCCTTAGGTTTTCCACCAGTACGTTCGCCTCGCGGTTGAACACCTCGGCAAAGTTCTCCAGTATCTTGAAGTGGAAGGTCGGCGTGATGATCTTGCGCCGCTGGAACCACTTCTCGCCCTTCGAGATGAGCAAACCCTGACCCAGCCACAGCTCAATGAACTCGTAAATCGAGGACTTTTGCGTcttcttcgccatcgccaccttCTCCACGTTCTCCGCACTGCACAGGATCAACTGGTGATTGTTGAACAGTCCCCAGTTGAACAGATCCTTCCCGTAGTCGGTGTGCATTTGCACCATCTTCTCGAAGATGCCCGGTATGTCGTGGTGTGGATACTCGAGCAGATTGCCAAAGATCCAGTGCGGGCGTGGGCCGCTAAATTGGCTCGCAATATGATGGAGATGTTGACGCTTACGGTATGCCTGCACAGCACAGTACACCAGCCAACAGGCGAGGAGAAGCGCAACAAGCGATACCATACTGGTCTGGATTGCGAACTTTCGAGGCTGCCCGTGAACCGTAAACACTTTCGGTGGGATCAGATGAGCTACTGTACTCTCAAACGTGTGTCCACTG
This window contains:
- the LOC125948080 gene encoding cytochrome P450 4d2-like — translated: MVSLVALLLACWLVYCAVQAYRKRQHLHHIASQFSGPRPHWIFGNLLEYPHHDIPGIFEKMVQMHTDYGKDLFNWGLFNNHQLILCSAENVEKVAMAKKTQKSSIYEFIELWLGQGLLISKGEKWFQRRKIITPTFHFKILENFAEVFNREANVLVENLRQHANSGREFDIYEPVSLYALDSICATSMGVDISAQHDPTNQYVRDVKRMSELILLRIFHVLVSYPQVYWYLIPHAWEQRKLISRLHAFTDAVIQRRRKQLLSSKQTGGTVSFDMNEENLYSKRKETFLDLLLSVTIDGQPLSDLDIREEVDTFMFEGHDTTTSGIAFTFYQLAKHPDIQERLFQEIIDTLGPDYRTVPLTYSTLQNFKYLDMVVKESLRLLPPVSFIGRRLVEDLELNGVTVPAGTDITIPIYVIHRNPEVFPDPERFDPERFADESTQRRGPYDYIPFSIGSRNCIGQRFAMMEMKITLVRMVSHYRIHPGTTMHEVRLKTDLVLRPDKGIPVRLTTRR